In Candidatus Margulisiibacteriota bacterium, the sequence TCTTTTTCCAGCCGATGATAGAGCTTTTTTATTTCCGGACGGTTAAGAAAGCGCAGCACGCTTTTTTTAAGTTGCCCACTACCTTTGCCCGGAATAATTTCCACCAGTTCTATTTTTTTCCCCAGTGCCTCATCAATAAGCTCGTTTAATTCTTTTTCTATAAGAGCTCCTTTGTTAAAAATGTCATGCAGGTCAAGTTTTAGTTTGGCCATTACTTAAAAAGTATAACAAAGAGGGTCCAATTATTCTAGAAGCATATATATTACAATCTACAGAACAACAGGCACATCCCTTTTTTCCCAGTATCTGCTTCCATAGTTAAAAAGTATTTGAGAATTTTGGTTTATTCTGCGGTTACTTATGCACACAATTCTCCACATGCCTGATTTTTCATGAAAAAAAAGTATTCGCGAGGCATTTGGCCTATAGGAGTGATTTGCGTAACGGGCGTAGTTGCCGGCCGGCTCGGCGTCCACATCAGTGCGAAAAAGGGTTTTAACAGATTCTGCGGGTATATCCCTAAAAGGCGTCCTGTTATGGAGATAGGCACTTTCAGGGTTTTGATTTGATGGGATAATGATGCCGGTATATTCAATAAAGGGGGTTAACGGCGGTATTGCTTGGTCTCTGGCAAAAAGTCCGAATCCGATTTCATTATTTATGTGTTTGATATATAAAGGAACATTAAACCCGTTATCCAGGGCGCACTTACATTTGTTTAACAACCATGCTTTTTTATAACTATAGGGGCTAAAGGGGTTAAATCTTTTTTTAGGTATGGTTTTATACAGTTGTCGTTCCTGATCAAGCAGGTTGACAGTGATGTCCGGGTGAACAAGCGGTTTATTGGTCCAGGCGACATTATATTCGGAAAGAAATACTAGAGGAGTAAGAGCGTTTATTCTTTTTCCGGAATAAACATGAATTCTTTCCTGCGGATCAATGAATCTGCAAAACACGGAGTAATCCCGGATATTGAACGATTTTTGAAGAGAAATAGTTTTAAGTTTTAGCAAATAAATCCACCATAAATTTATCGTGAAAAAAAACATTTCAGTTCAAAAAATATTGTCCAAAAATACGCTTTCCTGGAAATAGTGTATAATAATGCCGGGAAATATTATGCGCTATCAATCATACAATAATCGGGGAAATTACTTCTGGCTGATAATGATGCTTATCCTTATTTTCGGGGGAGCCAGGTTCTTCATGTTATTCTTGGGGATTGTTTTCCTTCTTTTTCCTTTGCTGATATTTATTTTTGTACTTTTTACCCTTTTTAATATTATTAATAAAAACAGTCATATATATACCTATACCAGCACACAAACTCCCGAGCATAATAAATTTGTGGAGCTTCTGGCCAGGATATCCGCGCATCTGATGAACGCAGACGGCAAGGTTGAGCCCATAGAAATTCAAACATTCAAAAATTTTTTTGTAACCAGACTGGGTTTTTCCAATAACGCACTGCTGCTTGTAGAAGATTTGCTGAAAAAAGAGTTGAAAAAAGAACACAATCTGAACGAGCTGGCAGATGAGATTAATCACCAGTTTAATTATGACTTGAAATGTGTAATGCTGGATTTGCTGTACCAAATAGCCTATTGCGATTTTGAACTTCACGACACAGAAGAAAAAATGCTGCACGAGATAGCCAGTCTTCTGCAAATCAGTTATGAAGACGTAAACTTTATAATCAGACGTTATCAAAGAGCATCATCAGGCGTAGCAAGTTCAGAGGAAGAAGATAGATATTTCAGGATATTGGGATTGCAGCGCGGGGCTACGCAGGAGGAAATACGTGACACATACAGAATCCTGGTAAAGAAATTTCATCCGGACGTTGTAAGTCATTTGGGAGAGGAGTTTAAAAAAGCCAATGAAACCAAGCTTAAAGAAATCACCGAGGCGTATCAGAAATTAAAAAAATGATAGCCCAAAAAAAAGAAATGTTGTAAACTTTATCTCTTGTTAAATATTTGTTAAGTAAGGAAAATTTTTGTAAAGGAGAGAGTATATGAAAAAAGTATGGTTAGTTTTAGTTGTAGTGCTGTCGTTTTTCCTTTTTATGGGATTGAAGCTTAATCTGGCAGGCAGCGATAAAGTTATCCTTAAGGTTGGCGATACAAAGCTTACGCAGGATGAGATTAATGAGAAGCTGAACACTATGCCTCCTCAATATAAGGAGTATTATAGTAGTCCCGAAGGGAAAAAGCTGCTTATTGATAACCTGAAAAAAGAAATGCTGGTTTATGAAATGGCCAAGAAAGATAATTATTCCAACAACAAAGATGTGCTGGATCAGATGGAAAAAGTGAAAAGACAGGTAATAGTTGCTATTTATTTAAGAGATAAAATAGATAAAAAAAGTGAAGTTACCGAAGCTGATGTTAAGAAGTATTTCAAAGACCATAAAGATGAATTCAAAAGCAAGGACCAGGTTAAGGCCAAACATATTTTGGTGAAAACCGAAGAAGAGGCCAAAGGTCTTATCGCCAAATTAAATAAAGGCGAAGATTTCGGTAAACTGGCTACCGAGTATTCTCTTGACCCGTCCGGAAAAACCAATCAGGGTGACTTGGGCTGGTTTTCCAAGGGACAAATGGTAAAGCCATTTGAAACAGCCGCTTTCGCTCTGGAAAAAGGCGCTTATACAAAAGAACCCGTTCAAACCCAGTACGGCTGGCATATCATTCTGGTCGAAGACAAGAAGCCGGCCCAGGACCTGGTTTATGATGACGTCAAGGAAGATGTTAAAGTTTTTCTAACTCAGAAGAAACAAAAGGAAATGCTGGACGAACTGGTCATGAACGCCGAAAAGAAAATCAAAGTTGAAGATCATTCTGAACAATTACTGTTAAAAGTAGAACCACCAAAAGAAACTACAAAGAAGTAAAAAAATTTTTGAAAATGAATTTAAAAACAGCCTCTGCCCGGAGGCTGTTTTTTTCTTACCATGAATAATCGACCCTTAATCGCCTGCAAATCATATGCCAAAATAAACCTGTTCCTGGATATCCTGGGCAGAGACGACGGAATGCATAATCTGCTGATGGTTATGCAGTCTGTGTCTTTGCATGATATTTTAGAGTTCTTTCTGGAAAAACGACCAGGCATTTTTATAGAAAGTAATAATCGAGATATTCTGGAAAATAATATAATCCAAAAAGTGTATGAACGTATGCGGAAAGATTATCCCGGAAAGATTACAAATGGTTTTAGAATAAAGATTCAAAAAAATATTCCTCTTGGGGCTGGCCTGGGCGGTGGGAGCTCAAATGCCGCGGCTGCCATAGAAGTATTTAACAAGTTTTATAAGTTGGGATTAAAAGGGGAAGAGCTGACGAAATTTAATTACTCCATAGGGTCGGATGTAAATTTTTGTTATAGCGGCGGAACAAAATGCGTGTCTGGTAAAGGAGAACAAATGACCGGTTTTTATTCTCCCTATAAATATTTTTTGCTCGTGAACCCGGATATTCATATTTCCACGAAAGAAGCTTATCGACTGTGGGATACTCAACAAAAAAAATACCAGCCGTTATATAAAAGCGCGGAAGAAATTGGAGAATTGAAA encodes:
- a CDS encoding peptidylprolyl isomerase yields the protein MKKVWLVLVVVLSFFLFMGLKLNLAGSDKVILKVGDTKLTQDEINEKLNTMPPQYKEYYSSPEGKKLLIDNLKKEMLVYEMAKKDNYSNNKDVLDQMEKVKRQVIVAIYLRDKIDKKSEVTEADVKKYFKDHKDEFKSKDQVKAKHILVKTEEEAKGLIAKLNKGEDFGKLATEYSLDPSGKTNQGDLGWFSKGQMVKPFETAAFALEKGAYTKEPVQTQYGWHIILVEDKKPAQDLVYDDVKEDVKVFLTQKKQKEMLDELVMNAEKKIKVEDHSEQLLLKVEPPKETTKK
- a CDS encoding Smr/MutS family protein, translating into MAKLKLDLHDIFNKGALIEKELNELIDEALGKKIELVEIIPGKGSGQLKKSVLRFLNRPEIKKLYHRLEKDDKNFGRIFVHFKFKG
- a CDS encoding SET domain-containing protein-lysine N-methyltransferase — encoded protein: MLKLKTISLQKSFNIRDYSVFCRFIDPQERIHVYSGKRINALTPLVFLSEYNVAWTNKPLVHPDITVNLLDQERQLYKTIPKKRFNPFSPYSYKKAWLLNKCKCALDNGFNVPLYIKHINNEIGFGLFARDQAIPPLTPFIEYTGIIIPSNQNPESAYLHNRTPFRDIPAESVKTLFRTDVDAEPAGNYARYANHSYRPNASRILFFHEKSGMWRIVCISNRRINQNSQILFNYGSRYWEKRDVPVVL
- a CDS encoding TerB family tellurite resistance protein, with the translated sequence MPGNIMRYQSYNNRGNYFWLIMMLILIFGGARFFMLFLGIVFLLFPLLIFIFVLFTLFNIINKNSHIYTYTSTQTPEHNKFVELLARISAHLMNADGKVEPIEIQTFKNFFVTRLGFSNNALLLVEDLLKKELKKEHNLNELADEINHQFNYDLKCVMLDLLYQIAYCDFELHDTEEKMLHEIASLLQISYEDVNFIIRRYQRASSGVASSEEEDRYFRILGLQRGATQEEIRDTYRILVKKFHPDVVSHLGEEFKKANETKLKEITEAYQKLKK
- the ispE gene encoding 4-(cytidine 5'-diphospho)-2-C-methyl-D-erythritol kinase, which encodes MNNRPLIACKSYAKINLFLDILGRDDGMHNLLMVMQSVSLHDILEFFLEKRPGIFIESNNRDILENNIIQKVYERMRKDYPGKITNGFRIKIQKNIPLGAGLGGGSSNAAAAIEVFNKFYKLGLKGEELTKFNYSIGSDVNFCYSGGTKCVSGKGEQMTGFYSPYKYFLLVNPDIHISTKEAYRLWDTQQKKYQPLYKSAEEIGELKTLYNAFESIILPMYPEIGRVKEKLLAAGATHALMTGSGSTVFGIFDNKNSLKSAFVSIKKTYKNAVMARRINKGKSFLKNSVFFVD